The stretch of DNA CTGGTGGTGCTGTTGCTGGAGTATTAATTGCATTCGGACAAGTTTTGTTCGAAGAACAGTTGAAAGCCATTAGCTGGCAAGCATCCCTTGAAAAGGCTTTAGGCTCAGGTGGCTATCAATTACTTGGTACAGCTTTGTTTGCCTTTATGGGCTTTGTTCTTTATAGAATTGCCATGAAAAAAGAGTAATTTTCTCTCTTTGCACACTAATAATGAAAATGCACAAGGAAATACCTCCTTGTGCATTTTCATTACCAGACATGTTACAAATAACTCTTCGCAAAAACTGTAAATTAGCCCCTCTTCCCAAAAACTAAACGTAAAATCATATAGATAAAAGTAATGAGAGAAACGACCATGAAAAAAATCGGCCTGGTAGGTGGCATTAGCTGGGTATCGACAATAGACTATTACAGATTCATTAATGAGGGAATTAATGAAAAATTGGGTGGACTTAATTTCGCTGAATGCATTATTTATTCGTTAAACTTTGATGATTTTCAACGAAATAATACAGCCGGCAACTGGGATGCTACATTCCTGTTAATTGCTGAGGCATGCGAATCTTTGAAAAAAAGTGGTGCAGAAGCTATTGTTTTATGTGCAAATACGGCACATGCAGTTGCAGAAAGAATAGAACGACAAATACAACTACCAATTATTCATATTGCCACTGTAACAGCGAATGAAATAACCAAGCAGGGTATCAAAAAAGTAGGTTTGATCGGAACAAAATTCACAATGGAAATGGATTTTTATAAGGACAAACTAAAAGAAAATAATATAGAGTCTATTGTACCTGCTCACCAAGATGTACGTGATTTCATCCAAAAAACAGTAAAAGAAGAATTGGGCAGAGGCATTGTAAATACTGAAACGAAAAAGGCTTATATTTCAATTATAAATGAATTAATTGCCAACGGAGCGGAAGGTATTATTTTGGGTTGTACTGAAATACCCATGATCATTAATCAGGAAGATGTTTCTGTGCCGGTTTTTGATACAACGAAAATTCATGCAAATGCAGCAATTTCGTTTGCTCTTTCTTAAAAAAATTTGAGCTTAAAGCCTGTAAATATCGATCTAGTAAAAAAACCAAACTAACTTTTTCAATTCAATTTGCATGGCATTACAAAAATACTTTACTTTGCGCCAGTAAAAGTTCTTTAAAATTCTTATCCAGAAAGACGGAGGGACAGGCCCGATGAAGTCTTAGCAACCTTAATGATCTCGCATTAAAAGGTGCTAATTCCTGTGACGCAATATATTGTGTCATGAAGATAAGCAAGTAGCAATTTTTAGATTCCATTCTATCTGATTCCGCCATTTTCTTCCTGACATCATTAAAAGCGCTCTTCCTTTCGGATAGTTTTTTGTCGTTTCCACGAAAAAGATCTCTTGCTTTAATTAACAAATTACCAGTTAAAATAAATTTTCAGCAAGCTATATGAGCTCAAAAACTAAACTTGGATTATTCGGATTTGGCTGTGTTGGCCAGGGTTTGTACAATGTTTTACACCAAACGGAAGGTATTAAAGCTGAAATCCTAAAAATCTGCATTAAAAATCCTAACAAAAAACGCAGTTTACCCAACGAATACTTCACATTAGATAAAAATGACATCTTATTTAATGAAGATATAAATGTGGTGGTTGAAATGATCGATGATCCGGAAGCGGCTTTTGAGATCGTTAAAATAGCTTTACAAAATGGTAAAGCAGTAGTAACTGCTAACAAAAAGATGATTGCTGATCATTTTGTTGAATTATATGAACTGCAGCAACAATACAATGTACCGTTATTGTATGAAGCTTCAGCCTGCGCAAGTATTCCGATCATCAGAAATTTAGAAGAATACTATGACAATGATTTGTTAGGAGCAGTTGAGGGAATTTTCAATGGTTCTACAAACTACATCTTAACCAAAATCTTTAAAGATAATATCGATTTTGATACTGCACTTAAACAAGCGCAGGAAATTGGTTTTGCAGAAACCGATCCAACCCTAGATGTTGAAGCGTACGATCCTAAATATAAATTATGTATTATCCTTGCCCACACCTTTGGTTTATTTGTTAAACCAGAAGAAGTATTTAATTATGGGATTCAAAACCTGTCGACTTTCGACATTCAATATGCCAACGAGAAAGGGTATAAAATTAAGCTGGTAGCCTTCTGTCGCAAAGTAGATAATAAAATTGTTGCTGGTGTATTGCCTCGTTTTGTTAAACCCGAAAATAAATTATATACTATTGAAAATGAGTACAATGGTATTTTAGTGGAAAGTGCATTTACTGAATATCAGTTCTTTGCAGGAAAAGGTGCCGGAAGCAACCCAACTGGCTCGGCTGTGCTGTCTGATATTTCGGCGCTAACTTACAACTATAAATACGAGTACAAGAAACACAACCGTGGTGCAAAGGTTGAATTAACCAATAACTTCACTGTTGATCTGTATGTTCGTTATTCCACTTCAAACCCAATTGATACTTCTTTATTCTCAAATATTAAAGAATCTTACTCAAATGCTGATTCAGCATACATCGTTGGTACTATAAATTTCAATGATCTGCGTAACTCAGATTTATTAAAAAGAAAAGATGTTAACATAATTGTTTCCGCAGATAATAAATTTGACGTAGTTGCAAATACGGCTAAAACAGCTGCTGAACAAGTGGAAGTGATCTAATTTAGAAAGCTTTATAAATAACAAAATGCCTGTTAAACTTTTTTGTTCAACAGGCATTTTTATTTATATTCATCTCTCCAACAAGCAATTACAATGGAAGCAACAGCAGAATTTATAAAAGCCATTGAAGCTAATGAAACCACAATTGTTGAACAATTGATCTCTTCACAACCCGAATTAGCAAGTGCTAAATTATCATCCGGGTTATCCACGCTCCTACTTGCCTCCTATTACAGGCATCGGGAGTTGATCGATATTTTATTAAGAAACCGAAACCAAATCGATTTGCACGAAGCATCTGCTTTAGGGCAAACCGCATTAGTAGATGAATTGCTATACAGTGAACCTTTCTCTGTCAATTCTTTTTCTGTAGATGGTTTTACTCCATTAGGATATGCTTGTTATTTCGGACATTACGATACTGCCAAATTACTGATCTACTGCGGAGCCAGTGTTAACCTGCCTTCCAATAATGAATTTAAAGTTTCCCCTATTCATTCAGCTGTCGCCAATCAGAGTGAATCAATCACTCAATTACTGATTGACCATAAAGCAAATGTAAATGCTACCCAGGTAAGAGGAATTACGGCATTACATACAGCAGCTCATAATGGCAATAAGCGACTTATTGAACTCCTATTAAATGCAGGGGCCAATAAAAATGCAAAAATGGAAGACGGAAGAACCCCATGGGAAATGGCCGAAAAAAACCATGAAGAATTAGTAGAATTACTTTGCTGAATACAAGTGCCTTCTTTCTAAATAACGCCAATAAATAATAAACCCATACAATTACTTACTGTATGGGTTTATTATTTTATATGGAAATAATTTTTACAGCTCCCAGATATTGGTACCTCTTCGTTGTTTAAAATACATGCGAACGTTTAGCAACAATACTCCTACTAAGTAAAATATTACGGGAAATCCTACAGCAATAAATGAAGAGTAAATAAAAAACAGACGTAATTTCGAAGTGGAAATATTAAACCGGTCGGCAATGTAATTGCACACTCCAAAAGACTGACGTTCAAAAAAACAGATTATTCGTTGTAACATTTCTTTAAGATATTTACTCCAATACTGCAATTTAAACAATATTTTTTATCGCAGTAGTTATTTTTTAATTGGACCAATGCTTGTGATTGTGCAGCATTTTCACATTTTACTCCAAAGGTCGAAAAAAGTTTCGTTATCACATTATTCTCACTTGGTATAGTTTCTAACAAACTTAGTGCCTGTCGACTTACATCTTCATTGTGATGCTGTTTGCCATAGAAAAATATAAACGGAATAACTACATTAATAAGTATGTTATAGATTGATTCCCTACCTAAAATTTTCTCATCTTCTCTATCGGTAGCTTTATCAAAGCTAAAATGAGTGTTCCAATACGATGAAGCCTTTATATCAAACAAAGGTATTAATTGCTTTACTTCTGCTTTTTCCAGTATCCTATTTAATAAATGATTGGATTTAAAAACTAAATCAGCGAACTGTGCGATTCTAAGTGTGGGGAAGTTTGAAGGCCTCAACCGCAAATATTTCCACAAATGAGCATCCACTGGTTGTAAACGATGCTTTATCGCTAAAAACTCGTATTCTTTCCTTAATTTCTGAGGATATTCATCGTTAAAATCTTCTATTAATAATCCGGACTGCCCAAATAAAAGCGACTCAAGTTGAAAAAGGCTGTTTTTATGTTTGGCTAAAATTAAAGACGGTAGTGACCTGGCTAAAAGTAAAAATGGTTCAGCATTTATATTAAAACCGAATCCTCTGGCGATCATTCTATAAAAGGTTTCTTCCCAATTATTAACAGTATTCTTCAATTCATACTCAATGAGTTGAATTTTATCTTCCAATCGCTCTACAAGCAACCGCTCTAACCAATTGGTAATTGCTAAAGAGTTAACAGTTGATAAAAACGACTGGCAAGGAAGTCCCTGACTTGCTTTCAATAATGCATGATAGTTTTGAAGTACCTTTTCATGAAGCCTGTTGCCTAACGACAAAGTCGGGATAGCGATACCCAAAGTGTTTATGATTAGCTGATCAGCATTTAAAACAACGTGTAAAATAACGTTATCATAAGTTTTGTCATTAAAATGTTTGTGTTTATACCAATCAGAGGCGTTCTTATGAATCTCCACATTCCCGGCCCAAACGGTTTGCCCTATTTTAATACGGGCATTGAAGAAATCAGGTCCGGCGTGTTTATTATGAGTTCCTGCATTAATAATCGTAATTAACTCACCATCTGTTGTGTACAAATTAAGTACATCCATTAATTTGTACTTCCATACAAAATGTAAAAAATCCTCATTCATAAATAGCTGCTAATTGGAACCGATTAAGTTTGGCACAAAATCGGCATCCTTTTATCAGTAATTTAACGACGATCAACGGAATTAGTTGATATGTTTTTTACCTAATTATAAAGCGAATCAATTAGCTCAGGATGCAGTGAAAACAAATCACTCTGTGCGGAAAACTCCGGCGTTGGACCTACAGCTCCGGTTTTCTTTAAGATGGCCGGCTGCTACACATACAACGAGATGTAAATAAAATTTAGTATCGAACGAAAATATATAAATAAGACGTTCTTCAAACAGTATCTTTATCAGCTCAAAGAACAATCACCTTATCCTTTTTATTATGCAGAAACCATCAAAAGACGAGTACAATCCTTATTATCAACATTATATTGATCTGGTTCCGGACGGAAACTTTGAAACTGTTTTTACGGATAATTCAATTCAAACCATCCACTTTTTTGAAAATATTACGACAGAAAAGCATGATTTTCGCTATCAGCCGGGCAAATGGTCTGTAAAGGAAGTATTGATGCATATTATCGATACAGAACGGGTAATGTCTTACAGAACGTTGGTAGCCGCAAGAGGTGATAGTAATACCCCACTACCAAGTTTTGATGAAGACGGTTATGCAAATAATGTGGATGTAAGCCATAGGACTATGAATGATCTGCTTGATGAATTTAAGGCAGTACGGAGCGCGACCGAAAAGCTTGTAAAAAATTTAACAGCAGCTCAGGTAAAATTTAAGGCAAATGCCGTCACCCACCCAATAACAGCATGTGCCTTAAGCTATATAATGATCGGGCATATTAACCACCACATCAATGTTCTTAAAGAACGCTATCTATAGCACCCGAATCATTTGGTTAACCTGCTGATTTTCCTAATCTCGGCAGGTTTATTTCTTTGATACTTTTTTTACGGAAGATCAACGTTCCAACACAAAGTCCGATCGCAAGAGAGAAAAGCAGTGAACCCGTCAGAATAAAATAAT from Solitalea canadensis DSM 3403 encodes:
- a CDS encoding aspartate/glutamate racemase family protein, whose protein sequence is MKKIGLVGGISWVSTIDYYRFINEGINEKLGGLNFAECIIYSLNFDDFQRNNTAGNWDATFLLIAEACESLKKSGAEAIVLCANTAHAVAERIERQIQLPIIHIATVTANEITKQGIKKVGLIGTKFTMEMDFYKDKLKENNIESIVPAHQDVRDFIQKTVKEELGRGIVNTETKKAYISIINELIANGAEGIILGCTEIPMIINQEDVSVPVFDTTKIHANAAISFALS
- a CDS encoding homoserine dehydrogenase — translated: MSSKTKLGLFGFGCVGQGLYNVLHQTEGIKAEILKICIKNPNKKRSLPNEYFTLDKNDILFNEDINVVVEMIDDPEAAFEIVKIALQNGKAVVTANKKMIADHFVELYELQQQYNVPLLYEASACASIPIIRNLEEYYDNDLLGAVEGIFNGSTNYILTKIFKDNIDFDTALKQAQEIGFAETDPTLDVEAYDPKYKLCIILAHTFGLFVKPEEVFNYGIQNLSTFDIQYANEKGYKIKLVAFCRKVDNKIVAGVLPRFVKPENKLYTIENEYNGILVESAFTEYQFFAGKGAGSNPTGSAVLSDISALTYNYKYEYKKHNRGAKVELTNNFTVDLYVRYSTSNPIDTSLFSNIKESYSNADSAYIVGTINFNDLRNSDLLKRKDVNIIVSADNKFDVVANTAKTAAEQVEVI
- a CDS encoding ankyrin repeat domain-containing protein, coding for MEATAEFIKAIEANETTIVEQLISSQPELASAKLSSGLSTLLLASYYRHRELIDILLRNRNQIDLHEASALGQTALVDELLYSEPFSVNSFSVDGFTPLGYACYFGHYDTAKLLIYCGASVNLPSNNEFKVSPIHSAVANQSESITQLLIDHKANVNATQVRGITALHTAAHNGNKRLIELLLNAGANKNAKMEDGRTPWEMAEKNHEELVELLC
- a CDS encoding PspC domain-containing protein produces the protein MLQRIICFFERQSFGVCNYIADRFNISTSKLRLFFIYSSFIAVGFPVIFYLVGVLLLNVRMYFKQRRGTNIWEL
- a CDS encoding DUF2851 family protein — translated: MNEDFLHFVWKYKLMDVLNLYTTDGELITIINAGTHNKHAGPDFFNARIKIGQTVWAGNVEIHKNASDWYKHKHFNDKTYDNVILHVVLNADQLIINTLGIAIPTLSLGNRLHEKVLQNYHALLKASQGLPCQSFLSTVNSLAITNWLERLLVERLEDKIQLIEYELKNTVNNWEETFYRMIARGFGFNINAEPFLLLARSLPSLILAKHKNSLFQLESLLFGQSGLLIEDFNDEYPQKLRKEYEFLAIKHRLQPVDAHLWKYLRLRPSNFPTLRIAQFADLVFKSNHLLNRILEKAEVKQLIPLFDIKASSYWNTHFSFDKATDREDEKILGRESIYNILINVVIPFIFFYGKQHHNEDVSRQALSLLETIPSENNVITKLFSTFGVKCENAAQSQALVQLKNNYCDKKYCLNCSIGVNILKKCYNE
- a CDS encoding DinB family protein — encoded protein: MQKPSKDEYNPYYQHYIDLVPDGNFETVFTDNSIQTIHFFENITTEKHDFRYQPGKWSVKEVLMHIIDTERVMSYRTLVAARGDSNTPLPSFDEDGYANNVDVSHRTMNDLLDEFKAVRSATEKLVKNLTAAQVKFKANAVTHPITACALSYIMIGHINHHINVLKERYL